A section of the Carassius carassius chromosome 17, fCarCar2.1, whole genome shotgun sequence genome encodes:
- the ngfb gene encoding nerve growth factor, which produces MSYSGHVEPMQWSMLALLLLSCSQMFAQHPGDICPQKTDHGQHDVTTNPVPTVDPKLFNKRRYRSPRVLFSEQPPDSEPSGHQTRSRTKRKAGAPQHRGVYSVCESISTWEGNKTKATDISGNEVTVLPDVIINNSKKKQYFFETTCSSGRTGGSGCLGIDARHWNSYCTNSHTFVRALTSFKNLVAWRLIRINVACVCVLSRKSWRQ; this is translated from the coding sequence ATGTCGTACTCAGGTCACGTTGAGCCCATGCAGTGGTCTATGCTAGCCCTGCTGCTCTTGTCCTGCAGCCAGATGTTTGCCCAGCACCCAGGTGATATCTGTCCACAAAAGACAGACCACGGACAGCATGATGTCACGACAAACCCTGTGCCGACCGTGGATCCTAAACTCTTCAACAAGAGACGGTACCGCTCACCCCGCGTTCTGTTCAGCGAACAACCCCCCGACTCAGAGCCTTCTGGACACCAGACGAGGAGCAGGACGAAGAGGAAAGCAGGAGCACCTCAACACCGCGGAGTTTACTCCGTCTGCGAGAGCATTAGCACTTGGGAGGGAAATAAAACCAAAGCTACGGACATCTCGGGCAATGAGGTCACCGTCTTGCCTGATGTAATCATCAACAACTCCAAGAAAAAGCAGTACTTTTTTGAGACGACGTGCAGCAGCGGGCGGACTGGAGGATCCGGGTGTTTGGGAATCGATGCACGCCATTGGAACTCGTACTGCACCAATTCACACACGTTTGTGCGAGCACTGACTTCATTCAAGAACCTGGTGGCCTGGAGACTCATAAGAATCAATGTAGCTTGTGTATGTGTGCTGAGCCGAAAGTCTTGGAGACAATAA